TGAGAGCAATTCCAGAGTTGAAGGGAAACTTATTAGAACTGGTAATAAATTAATACATAGAGATAAATTTATTATGGCAGGAGTAGAAGTTGGAGAAGAGATATGAGTGATAAGACTAATAATGAGCTGATTAATTATGATGAGTATCATATGAATATCCTTGAAAGAGTTAAATATTCGGCAATAGCTATGGCAGGAGTTTATCTACTCTGTATGTTATTTTATAACAATCATATTATTGCGGTAATACTTTCTTTTATAGGATTACTATATCCTAAATATAAGAAGCCTCAGTTAATTAAGAAAAGGAAGAAGGAATTAAGGCTTCAATTTAAAGAGGCTATTTATGCATTATCTTCTTCTTTAGGAGCAGGAAAGTCTATAGAAAGTGCCTTCAAATCTGTTCTAAGTGATTTGAGGATATTATATCCTGAAACAGATACATATATTATCTTAGAATTTGAATATATAGTTAGAAAGATTGAAATGAATGAAACCATAGAAGATGCTA
The window above is part of the Vallitalea guaymasensis genome. Proteins encoded here:
- a CDS encoding type II secretion system F family protein, encoding MSDKTNNELINYDEYHMNILERVKYSAIAMAGVYLLCMLFYNNHIIAVILSFIGLLYPKYKKPQLIKKRKKELRLQFKEAIYALSSSLGAGKSIESAFKSVLSDLRILYPETDTYIILEFEYIVRKIEMNETIEDAIQDFASRASIDDITNFSNVFITAKRTGGNIISIIRYTSNVISEKIEIQNEIEVLVSSKQFEQRILSLLVPGIIIYLQMSSPGYLDVMYSTLTGRILMTVCLILFAVSYRVGKKMTDIEV